One stretch of Candidatus Poribacteria bacterium DNA includes these proteins:
- a CDS encoding DNA methyltransferase: protein MNVQNRTIFEGDNLYVLRGLDSASIDLIYLDPPFNSNRNYAAPIGSEAAGAAFKDTWTLSDIDNAWHGEIAEREPPLYQAIHTAELTHGKSMKSYLIMMAVRMLEMKRVLKPTGSIYLHCDPTASHYLKVIMDSVFGRSNFRNDISWKRINVPKSTKSKFGAAHDCLLFYTMSKKSVFNQLYTEYDPDYVRSRFNRKDKYGYWQESPLLAVGTTNGDSGEVWKNIDPTSKGKHWVVPRTIPPHISLPQNWETFKVREKLDYYDSVGLIYIPQKHNAIPRFKRYLSATKGKSISDIQVDIPSIQGDSIEKTGYPTQKPVRLLERIIKASSNEGDFVLDPFCGCATTCVAAERLQRQWIGIDISPKAIELVNMRLEKELGFFGKVIQRSDIPKRSEKLPNYRTHKHTLYGKQEGYCNGCKGHFPFRNMTIDHIVPRSKGGTDHEENLQLLCGACNSTKNNDTQAELIARLKKQKVL from the coding sequence ATGAACGTCCAAAATCGAACAATCTTTGAAGGCGATAACCTGTATGTCCTACGCGGACTTGACTCCGCGTCTATAGACTTAATTTACCTTGACCCGCCGTTCAACTCTAATCGCAATTACGCTGCCCCGATTGGGAGCGAGGCAGCAGGCGCAGCTTTCAAGGATACGTGGACACTATCAGATATAGACAACGCTTGGCACGGGGAGATCGCAGAGCGAGAACCCCCACTCTATCAGGCAATACATACCGCAGAGCTGACACACGGCAAATCCATGAAGTCCTATCTGATTATGATGGCAGTTCGTATGCTTGAAATGAAACGAGTGCTAAAACCTACAGGGAGTATTTATCTGCATTGCGATCCGACAGCGAGTCATTATCTTAAAGTAATTATGGACAGCGTATTTGGCAGGTCGAATTTTCGGAATGATATATCATGGAAACGTATTAATGTCCCTAAATCAACAAAGAGTAAATTTGGGGCAGCCCATGACTGCTTGCTTTTTTATACTATGTCTAAAAAGTCTGTTTTTAATCAACTTTATACTGAATATGACCCTGATTATGTCAGATCTCGTTTCAATAGGAAAGATAAATATGGTTATTGGCAAGAATCGCCTTTACTCGCAGTGGGCACTACCAACGGTGATTCGGGTGAAGTATGGAAAAATATCGACCCAACAAGTAAAGGGAAACATTGGGTAGTGCCAAGGACAATACCACCTCATATATCACTGCCCCAAAATTGGGAAACATTTAAAGTAAGAGAAAAATTGGATTACTATGATAGCGTAGGACTTATCTACATACCACAAAAACACAATGCTATACCGAGGTTTAAACGCTATTTAAGTGCAACAAAAGGTAAATCTATTTCCGATATACAGGTAGACATCCCTTCGATACAAGGTGATTCAATTGAAAAAACAGGATATCCAACTCAAAAGCCTGTTAGGTTGTTAGAGCGTATCATAAAAGCCTCGTCAAACGAAGGCGACTTTGTGCTTGATCCGTTCTGTGGGTGTGCCACAACCTGTGTCGCAGCTGAACGCCTACAGCGTCAATGGATTGGGATTGATATTTCACCGAAAGCCATTGAACTCGTCAACATGCGTTTAGAAAAAGAACTCGGCTTTTTTGGCAAGGTTATTCAACGCTCTGATATACCGAAACGGAGTGAGAAACTGCCAAACTACCGAACACATAAGCATACCCTCTATGGCAAACAGGAAGGCTACTGCAACGGATGTAAAGGACATTTCCCGTTTCGGAATATGACGATTGACCATATCGTGCCTCGATCCAAAGGTGGCACAGACCACGAAGAAAACCTGCAACTCCTTTGCGGGGCGTGCAACTCTACAAAAAACAACGACACACAAGCAGAACTTATCGCAAGACTGAAAAAGCAAAAGGTGCTATAA
- a CDS encoding sugar ABC transporter permease yields MQTNQPHQASRGMSDYQLKMAFIMPTMILLILMNIFPLLWSLYLSFHRYKASMPTAPRFIGVRNYSRLLADPEIWGYFQTTAYFVLLAVAAQFFIGFGLALLLNRDFRYKGFVTTLLLLPMMLSPVVVGLFWRFILSSDNAGLLNFFLSPFLKSPIGWTTNPKVAMLAVVIVDTWMWSPFMMLIALAGLSAVPKSLYEAADVDRASAWFKFRWITLPLVSPLLLIALLFRTMDAFKMFDIVYVLTREGGPGTATETVSMNLYKLAFRNYNTGKACAMAYILLIIIVALSNIYVKYLNRVKGEA; encoded by the coding sequence ATGCAAACCAACCAACCACATCAAGCATCGCGTGGGATGAGCGACTACCAACTAAAGATGGCATTTATCATGCCCACCATGATCTTGCTCATCTTGATGAACATCTTTCCGCTGCTGTGGTCCCTATACCTAAGTTTCCATCGTTACAAAGCCTCTATGCCCACAGCACCGAGATTCATTGGTGTTCGCAATTATTCACGCCTCCTCGCTGATCCAGAGATTTGGGGTTACTTTCAAACCACGGCTTACTTCGTGCTACTCGCGGTAGCCGCACAATTCTTTATTGGGTTCGGGTTGGCACTGCTACTAAATCGGGACTTCCGATATAAAGGTTTCGTTACAACGTTGCTCCTGCTCCCGATGATGCTATCCCCTGTGGTCGTCGGACTTTTTTGGCGCTTTATCCTCTCTTCGGATAACGCGGGTTTGCTGAATTTTTTCCTGAGTCCCTTCCTAAAATCGCCTATCGGTTGGACGACCAATCCCAAGGTTGCGATGTTAGCGGTCGTTATTGTAGATACATGGATGTGGTCCCCCTTCATGATGCTGATCGCTTTGGCGGGATTGAGTGCGGTTCCGAAATCCCTCTATGAAGCCGCCGATGTCGATAGAGCCTCCGCATGGTTTAAGTTTCGATGGATTACACTGCCGTTGGTGTCTCCTCTCCTGTTGATCGCGCTTCTGTTTAGAACGATGGATGCTTTCAAGATGTTCGACATCGTCTATGTCCTTACGCGTGAAGGAGGACCCGGTACCGCCACAGAGACTGTATCAATGAACCTTTATAAACTCGCTTTTAGGAACTACAACACCGGTAAAGCGTGTGCAATGGCATACATCTTACTCATTATTATCGTCGCGTTAAGCAATATCTACGTGAAATACCTCAATCGCGTCAAGGGCGAGGCATAG
- a CDS encoding carbohydrate ABC transporter permease, with amino-acid sequence MRNRKHFGHYFILAFVAVAVIIYITPIYWILATSLKGFADITTKLPKFVFKVSLENYQKLMPSEGVPDVTYLFLAEVLVGLLLFGFFTLFKGTLPRALSLRNLGLIWNTVFVLTCLYSFLTLSPLQTRLQTDARFNFLLLIICTVIAYLLMAPFKKTNGITSQTLKKQRLAFVLPSVFGTIAICVALANGGSKYFYQLLNSIIIGGGSTILAVGLGTFAAYAFSRFDIAGKDDLLFFILSTRMLPPVVVVIPVYLMYSALGLRDTHFGLILLYTTFNVSFAVWLMKGFIDEIPKEYEDAALVDGYSRFQTFLKVILPQSVTGIAATAVFCLITAWNEFAFALVLTEVGGRAVTAPPSITSATGSSGMDWGKIAAGTFVFLLPVAVFTFLMRSHLLRGVTFGAVKK; translated from the coding sequence ATGCGAAATCGGAAGCATTTTGGACACTACTTCATATTAGCGTTTGTTGCCGTGGCTGTGATTATCTATATCACGCCGATTTATTGGATTTTGGCAACGTCATTGAAAGGTTTCGCAGATATTACTACGAAACTTCCGAAGTTCGTTTTTAAGGTCTCACTGGAAAATTATCAGAAGTTGATGCCTTCAGAAGGTGTGCCGGATGTGACCTACCTCTTCTTAGCGGAGGTGCTTGTAGGGTTGCTCCTCTTCGGCTTTTTTACCCTGTTTAAGGGGACGCTACCGCGTGCCTTGTCGCTCCGAAATCTCGGCTTAATCTGGAACACCGTCTTTGTTTTAACTTGTCTCTATAGTTTTCTGACGCTATCACCACTGCAGACTCGTCTCCAAACGGATGCCCGTTTCAATTTTCTGCTGCTGATTATCTGCACAGTTATCGCCTATCTCTTGATGGCTCCGTTCAAAAAGACGAACGGTATAACATCCCAAACCCTAAAGAAACAGCGGCTTGCTTTTGTATTGCCAAGCGTTTTTGGGACGATAGCGATTTGCGTTGCATTGGCGAACGGTGGTTCTAAATATTTTTATCAGTTGCTCAATAGTATTATCATCGGTGGTGGTAGCACAATTCTCGCTGTCGGGCTTGGAACGTTTGCGGCTTATGCTTTCTCTCGATTTGACATCGCTGGAAAGGACGATCTCCTCTTTTTTATTCTCAGCACACGGATGCTACCGCCTGTTGTTGTCGTCATCCCGGTCTATCTGATGTATAGCGCACTTGGGTTGCGAGATACACATTTCGGGCTGATCTTACTCTACACCACCTTTAATGTCTCGTTTGCGGTATGGTTGATGAAGGGGTTTATTGACGAGATTCCGAAGGAATACGAGGACGCTGCGCTCGTCGATGGTTACTCACGGTTCCAAACCTTTCTGAAGGTGATTTTACCACAGTCAGTTACAGGCATCGCTGCAACTGCCGTATTCTGTCTCATTACGGCGTGGAACGAGTTCGCTTTTGCGCTCGTTCTCACGGAGGTCGGGGGTAGAGCCGTGACCGCACCGCCTTCAATTACGAGTGCGACGGGTTCCAGCGGTATGGATTGGGGCAAAATCGCTGCGGGGACATTTGTTTTTTTGCTGCCCGTTGCTGTCTTCACCTTCTTGATGCGGAGTCATTTATTGCGTGGCGTTACGTTTGGTGCGGTGAAAAAATAA
- a CDS encoding extracellular solute-binding protein, with amino-acid sequence MKSVRISLVLALILALAFVSAPKADNHQSQSLTIVWAEWDPANYLQELSKDFTAETGIAVDVIQIPWPNFQDKVFTAFVGKSDLYDIVIGDSQWLGRNSQGKNYINLTDWINENIDVASIYGPAMTAFAEYPKGSGTYWALPAEVDAAGYVYRKDLFEDPNEMKAFQAKYGYALAPPKTYSQLRDIAEFFTRPDQDLYGIATWYSKEYDGITMGFQQVMWSFGGAYGDPENYKVDGYINTEDAAKALEFYTDLLKFSPPDAPNYYWAETLNAYNSGKVAMAMNYFAFFPAVINPEVNKISHDKSGFFIAPAGPKGHYISIGGQGMSISSYSKNKDLAKQYMKWFMQKPVQEKWAMLGGFTPHKEVLQSDTFKTATPFNEAFAASFPYLRDFWAVPEYAELLETCQTNWSEAISGIKSAKEALNSIARKHEEIFEDAGYYDE; translated from the coding sequence ATGAAAAGTGTTCGCATAAGTCTTGTCTTAGCACTAATACTTGCCCTTGCGTTTGTTAGTGCCCCGAAAGCCGATAACCATCAATCCCAATCTTTAACCATTGTCTGGGCAGAATGGGATCCGGCTAACTACTTGCAGGAGCTCTCAAAAGACTTTACCGCTGAAACCGGCATTGCTGTTGATGTGATCCAAATTCCGTGGCCCAATTTCCAAGATAAGGTCTTCACAGCTTTTGTGGGAAAAAGCGATCTTTACGATATTGTCATCGGCGATAGCCAATGGCTCGGTAGGAACTCTCAAGGTAAAAACTACATCAACCTAACCGATTGGATTAATGAAAACATTGATGTGGCTTCTATCTACGGACCCGCAATGACGGCGTTTGCTGAGTATCCGAAAGGTAGTGGAACATATTGGGCATTGCCTGCAGAAGTGGATGCCGCTGGATATGTCTACAGGAAAGACCTGTTTGAAGATCCAAACGAGATGAAGGCATTCCAAGCGAAGTATGGCTACGCACTTGCCCCACCGAAAACATACAGCCAACTCCGCGATATCGCCGAATTCTTTACGCGTCCGGATCAGGATCTCTACGGTATCGCAACGTGGTATAGCAAGGAATACGACGGCATCACGATGGGTTTCCAACAGGTGATGTGGAGTTTTGGCGGTGCTTATGGCGACCCAGAAAATTACAAAGTTGATGGATATATCAACACGGAAGATGCTGCCAAAGCACTCGAATTTTACACCGACCTACTCAAGTTCTCACCACCCGATGCGCCGAATTACTATTGGGCAGAAACGCTGAATGCTTACAACTCTGGTAAGGTCGCGATGGCGATGAATTATTTCGCCTTTTTCCCCGCAGTGATTAATCCAGAAGTGAATAAGATCTCCCACGATAAGAGCGGTTTCTTTATCGCGCCCGCCGGTCCGAAAGGACACTATATTAGCATCGGTGGCCAAGGTATGTCCATTTCTTCCTACTCTAAAAACAAGGATCTCGCCAAGCAGTACATGAAATGGTTTATGCAGAAGCCTGTTCAGGAAAAATGGGCGATGCTTGGTGGTTTCACACCGCACAAAGAGGTATTGCAATCAGATACCTTTAAGACAGCAACCCCGTTTAACGAGGCTTTCGCCGCGAGTTTCCCCTACCTTCGCGATTTCTGGGCAGTACCGGAATATGCCGAACTCTTGGAAACCTGTCAGACAAATTGGAGTGAAGCGATTTCTGGGATCAAGTCCGCGAAGGAAGCGTTGAATTCCATCGCGAGGAAGCATGAGGAGATCTTTGAGGACGCTGGCTACTACGACGAGTAA